The proteins below are encoded in one region of Drosophila santomea strain STO CAGO 1482 chromosome 2R, Prin_Dsan_1.1, whole genome shotgun sequence:
- the LOC120445877 gene encoding uncharacterized protein LOC120445877: MADVADQKNETPVVEKVAAEEVDAVKKDAVVAEEVAVEKTTTTENGAAEEESVTKENGAGAADSTATEAADVVDGEKATEPTASIADDKDEKKEDKKEDSAADGEETKKESSEAVLPAVENGSVEVTNGDSTDAPAIEAVKRKVDEAAAKADESVATPEKKAKLDESSTKDEVQNGAEASEVAA, translated from the exons ATGGCTGATGTGGCTGATCAAAAAAA TGAGACCCCTGTCGTCGAGAAGGTCGCAGCTGAGGAAGTCGATGCTGTGAAGAAAGATGCAGTGGTCGCCGAGGAGGTAGCAGTTGAGAAGACAACCACCACAGAAAACGGTGCCGCCGAAGAGGAGAGCGTAACCAAGGAAAACGGAGCCGGGGCCGCTGACAGCACCGCGACCGAGGCCGCCGATGTAGTCGATGGTGAAAAGGCGACCGAGCCTACTGCTTCTATCGCTGACGATAAGGATGAGAAGAAAGAGGATAAAAAGGAGGATTCCGCAGCCGATGGGGAGGAGACCAAGAAAGAGAGCAGCGAAGCAGTTCTACCTGCTGTTGAGAATGGCTCCGTGGAGGTCACTAACGGTGACTCAACAG ACGCTCCCGCCATTGAGGCTGTAAAGCGGAAGGTGGATGAGGCTGCAGCCAAGGCCGACGAGTCTGTCGCCACGCCGGAGAAAAAGGCGAAGCTTGACGAGTCCAGCACAAAAGATGAGGTGCAGAACGGGGCCGAGGCTAGCGAAGTGGCCGCCTAA